One Misgurnus anguillicaudatus chromosome 19, ASM2758022v2, whole genome shotgun sequence genomic region harbors:
- the LOC129429574 gene encoding C-signal gives MATLKSCSALVTGANRGLGLEIVKQLLEGHCFKIFAGCRDPDGPNSESLRELANKHPSIVTLVRIDVADPRSIKESAEKVSSLLGNSGLNLLVNNAAVLPQKSMLTATVKDMQDTFNTNVIGPMLVIREYLPYLRAAAKASAKAGLSCDKAAIVNISTDSASMSIVPTMQAPFPLFPYSISKAGLNMLTVCSAMELKEDEILCVSIHPGWVKTDMGGDKAPLTSRESVEGILRVMSGLTDKQNGGFMDYTGKIMPW, from the exons ATGGCCACATTAAAGTCATGCAGTGCTTTGGTCACAGGAGCTAACCGGGGATTGGGTTTGGAAATTGTTAAGCAACTTCTTGAAGGCCATTGCTTTAAAATATTTGCTGGATGTCGGGACCCAGACGGGCCAAATTCTGAG TCACTGAGAGAACTGGCCAATAAACATCCGAGTATTGTCACTCTTGTGCGCATTG ATGTCGCTGATCCACGCAGTATCAAAGAGTCCGCCGAGAAAGTGTCGTCTTTACTGGGGAATAGCGGCTTAAATCTGCTGGTGAATAATGCAGCGGTGCTGCCACAAAAAAGCATGCTGACCGCCACAGTGAAGGACATGCAGGACACCTTCAACACCAATGTGATAGGACCTATGTTAGTCATTAGG GAGTACTTGCCATACCTGCGTGCAGCAGCTAAAGCCAGTGCTAAAGCAGGGTTGTCATGTGATAAAGCAGCTATAGTCAACATCTCAACAGATTCAGCCTCTATGAGCATCGTGCCAACCATGCAGGCACCATTTCCACTCTTCCCTTACAGCATCAGCAAG GCAGGTCTCAACATGTTAACAGTGTGTTCGGCTATGGAGTTGAAAGAAGATGAGATCCTCTGCGTTTCCATTCATCCTGGATGGGTGAAGACTGACATGGGGGGAGATAAG GCACCTCTTACATCTAGAGAAAGTGTGGAGGGGATTCTGCGTGTCATGAGCGGTCTCACTGACAAACAGAATGGTGGATTTATGGACTACACTGGAAAAATAATGCCCTGGTAA